The Burkholderia lata genome contains a region encoding:
- a CDS encoding ABC-type transport auxiliary lipoprotein family protein, protein MQEHAMPRILDRALRPAAAALAVLTLSLAAGCAGNSAVLSNVRYDLGPATSVVTAGPGPALKVLDVAAPDALDSDKFAYRLAYVDAQHVAVYRDSRWTAPPAQLLTQRLRGALSSRGTVLEGSDGVRAPTLKVDLNEFEQVFDGQSQSHGAVTARATLTLDGKVLGQRTFVARAPSSTPDAAGGARALATASDQLVSQIAAWVGMQAYAGTP, encoded by the coding sequence ATGCAGGAACACGCCATGCCACGAATCCTTGACCGCGCGCTGCGTCCCGCCGCGGCCGCGCTTGCCGTGCTGACGCTGTCGCTCGCGGCCGGCTGCGCCGGCAACAGCGCGGTGCTGTCGAATGTCCGCTATGACCTCGGGCCGGCCACGTCGGTCGTGACCGCGGGCCCGGGCCCCGCGCTGAAGGTGCTCGACGTCGCCGCGCCCGACGCGCTCGACTCCGACAAGTTCGCCTACCGCCTCGCGTACGTGGACGCGCAGCACGTGGCCGTCTATCGCGACAGCCGCTGGACCGCGCCGCCCGCACAACTGCTCACGCAGCGGCTGCGCGGCGCGCTGTCGTCGCGCGGCACGGTGCTCGAAGGGTCCGACGGCGTGCGCGCGCCGACGCTCAAGGTCGACCTGAACGAATTCGAACAGGTGTTCGACGGCCAGTCGCAGAGCCACGGCGCCGTCACCGCGCGCGCGACGCTGACGCTCGACGGCAAGGTGCTCGGCCAGCGCACGTTCGTTGCACGCGCGCCGTCGAGCACGCCCGACGCGGCGGGCGGCGCCCGCGCGCTCGCGACGGCGAGCGACCAGCTCGTGTCGCAGATCGCCGCGTGGGTCGGCATGCAGGCGTACGCGGGCACGCCGTGA
- a CDS encoding MlaD family protein gives MENKSHAFWAGLFTIALTLAIAGTVFWFNVDRTVRVPYDLLARTNVTGLFPDAAVRFRGLDVGKVQSIGFDRSHPGQIRIRILVDHDAPITQSTYGSLGFQGVTGIAFVQLEDTGRDLAPLPSSTKAIAQIPMRPSLFDQIQERGDVLLRQLELAAKSANALMSPEMREQLRATAESLQHAADGATTLTKQLGPAVTALPETMHEVNRAMASANTLLQPNGPLVSNLNKAGTAAEQIGVALNGLNARVQYDTLPRFNALAGSVGDASRQLKDVAGELGRNPRSLLFGSPGAAPGPGEPGFVWPGATAGQ, from the coding sequence ATGGAAAACAAATCACATGCGTTCTGGGCCGGCCTGTTCACGATCGCGCTGACGCTCGCGATCGCGGGCACCGTGTTCTGGTTCAACGTCGACCGCACCGTGCGCGTGCCGTACGACCTGCTCGCGCGCACCAACGTGACGGGGCTGTTCCCGGACGCGGCCGTGCGCTTTCGCGGCCTCGACGTCGGCAAGGTCCAGTCGATCGGCTTCGATCGCTCGCACCCGGGCCAGATCCGGATCCGGATCCTCGTCGACCACGACGCGCCGATCACGCAGTCGACCTACGGCAGCCTCGGCTTCCAGGGCGTGACGGGCATCGCGTTCGTGCAGCTCGAGGACACGGGCCGCGACCTGGCGCCGCTGCCGTCGTCGACCAAGGCGATCGCGCAGATCCCGATGCGGCCGAGCCTGTTCGACCAGATCCAGGAGCGTGGCGACGTGCTGCTGCGGCAGCTCGAGCTGGCGGCGAAGAGCGCGAATGCGCTGATGTCGCCCGAGATGCGCGAGCAGTTGCGCGCGACAGCCGAAAGCCTGCAGCACGCGGCCGATGGCGCCACCACGCTGACGAAGCAGCTCGGCCCGGCGGTGACCGCGCTGCCGGAAACGATGCACGAGGTGAACCGCGCGATGGCGTCGGCGAACACGCTGCTGCAGCCGAACGGGCCGCTCGTGTCGAACCTGAACAAGGCCGGCACGGCCGCCGAGCAGATCGGCGTCGCGCTGAACGGGCTCAACGCGCGCGTGCAGTACGACACGCTGCCGCGCTTCAATGCGCTCGCCGGCAGCGTCGGCGACGCATCGCGGCAATTGAAGGACGTGGCCGGTGAACTTGGCCGCAATCCGCGCAGTCTGTTGTTCGGTTCGCCCGGCGCGGCGCCGGGGCCCGGCGAGCCGGGCTTCGTCTGGCCGGGTGCGACGGCCGGGCAGTGA
- a CDS encoding ABC transporter ATP-binding protein: protein MNASNETDAHAAAIGAGSVGTGPAASADADDLVIEVRNLTKRYGRNIIHQKLDFDVRRGEIVSIVGGSGSGKTTLVRQILGLERPTSGTIKVFGEDTATIDDASARMMRTRSGMLFQQGALFSSMTVFDNVAQPLRELGRVPPDLLHDIVMLKLEMVGLPCKHASKMPAALSGGMVKRVGIARAIALEPELLFLDEPTAGLDPQASDEFVELIATLHRTLGLTVVMVTHDLDTMVALSTRVAVLADRKVLVAAPVEEAANVDHPFIHEYFLGLRGRRALQALPPERRAKLPKAALEPALSSVEL from the coding sequence ATGAACGCATCGAACGAAACGGACGCCCACGCCGCGGCCATCGGTGCCGGGTCGGTCGGTACCGGGCCGGCGGCGTCGGCCGATGCCGACGACCTCGTGATCGAGGTGCGCAACCTGACCAAGCGCTACGGGCGCAACATCATTCACCAGAAGCTCGACTTCGATGTGCGGCGCGGCGAGATCGTGTCGATCGTCGGCGGCTCGGGCTCCGGCAAGACCACGCTCGTGCGGCAGATCCTCGGCCTCGAGCGGCCGACCTCGGGCACGATCAAGGTGTTCGGCGAGGATACGGCGACCATCGACGACGCGAGCGCGCGGATGATGCGCACGCGCTCCGGGATGCTGTTCCAGCAGGGCGCGCTGTTCTCGTCGATGACGGTGTTCGACAACGTCGCGCAGCCGCTGCGCGAGCTCGGCCGCGTGCCGCCGGATCTGCTGCACGACATCGTGATGCTGAAGCTCGAGATGGTCGGGCTGCCGTGCAAGCACGCGTCGAAGATGCCGGCCGCGCTGTCGGGCGGGATGGTCAAGCGGGTCGGCATCGCGCGCGCGATCGCGCTCGAGCCCGAGCTGCTGTTCCTCGACGAGCCGACGGCCGGCCTCGATCCGCAGGCGTCGGACGAATTCGTCGAGCTGATCGCGACGCTGCACCGCACGCTCGGGCTGACCGTCGTGATGGTGACGCACGATCTCGACACGATGGTCGCGCTGTCGACGCGCGTCGCGGTGCTGGCCGACCGGAAGGTGCTGGTCGCGGCGCCGGTCGAGGAGGCCGCGAACGTTGACCATCCGTTCATCCACGAATATTTCCTGGGGCTGCGCGGGCGCCGCGCATTGCAGGCGCTGCCGCCCGAGCGGCGCGCGAAGCTGCCGAAGGCGGCCCTCGAACCGGCGCTGTCGAGCGTCGAGCTGTAG
- a CDS encoding MlaE family ABC transporter permease, with product MDFETPPGLSVDAGGQGQTVRLYGQWTALALARNRGAVARRVASIASGRVSEWDLSGIERLDHVGGQALWRVWGRKLPPGVALSVTQRTIFERIERLDSEREAPERVVRFDPVTRLGQAIFGFGEHLQGGIAMFGLVILDALSVLRRPKTMPWKETSANIYSAGAQALPITALVAFLIGIVLSYLSAQQLQMFGANRYIVNILGLSVIRELGPVLSAILVAGRSGSAITAQIGVMRVTEELDAMRVMGIPHGLRLILPRVLALGIAMPLLVMWTNIVALTGGALAAKLVLGIDVNYFVRSLPGVVPIANLYIGVGKGIVFGMLIALVACHFGFRIKANSQSLGEGTTTSVVSSITVVILADAVFAILFQNVGLG from the coding sequence TTGGACTTCGAGACTCCTCCCGGCCTGTCGGTCGACGCCGGCGGCCAGGGCCAGACGGTGCGGCTGTACGGCCAGTGGACCGCGCTCGCGCTTGCACGCAATCGCGGCGCGGTGGCGCGTCGTGTCGCGAGCATCGCGTCCGGGCGCGTGAGCGAATGGGATCTGTCCGGCATCGAGCGGCTCGACCACGTCGGCGGCCAGGCGCTGTGGCGCGTGTGGGGCCGCAAGCTGCCGCCCGGCGTCGCGTTGAGCGTGACGCAGCGCACGATCTTCGAGCGCATCGAGCGGCTCGACAGCGAGCGCGAGGCGCCCGAGCGCGTGGTGCGCTTCGATCCCGTCACGCGGCTCGGCCAGGCGATCTTCGGGTTCGGCGAACACCTGCAGGGCGGCATCGCGATGTTCGGCCTCGTGATCCTCGATGCGCTGTCGGTGCTGCGCCGCCCGAAGACGATGCCGTGGAAGGAAACCTCGGCGAACATCTACAGCGCCGGCGCGCAGGCGCTGCCGATCACCGCGCTCGTCGCGTTCCTGATCGGCATCGTGCTCAGCTACCTGTCCGCGCAGCAGCTGCAGATGTTCGGCGCGAACCGCTACATCGTGAACATCCTCGGGCTGTCGGTGATCCGCGAGCTCGGCCCGGTGCTGTCGGCGATTCTCGTCGCGGGCCGCTCGGGCTCGGCGATCACCGCGCAGATCGGCGTGATGCGCGTGACCGAGGAGCTCGACGCGATGCGCGTGATGGGCATCCCGCACGGGCTGCGGCTGATCCTGCCGCGCGTGCTCGCACTCGGCATCGCGATGCCGCTGCTCGTGATGTGGACCAACATCGTCGCGCTGACGGGCGGCGCGCTCGCCGCGAAGCTCGTGCTCGGCATCGACGTCAATTATTTCGTGCGCTCGCTGCCGGGCGTCGTGCCGATCGCGAACCTGTACATCGGCGTCGGCAAGGGCATCGTGTTCGGCATGCTGATCGCGCTGGTCGCCTGCCATTTCGGTTTCCGGATCAAGGCGAACTCGCAGAGCCTCGGCGAAGGCACGACCACGTCGGTCGTGTCGTCGATCACGGTCGTGATCCTCGCCGACGCGGTGTTCGCGATCCTGTTCCAGAACGTGGGGCTCGGATGA
- a CDS encoding bifunctional 2',3'-cyclic-nucleotide 2'-phosphodiesterase/3'-nucleotidase: MRLPLLSRRRVPAIAALASLAFILAACGGDDVTSPPVTPPAAQAPVGTTATLALLETTDLHTNVLSYDYFKLAADNSLGFERVSTLIAQARKQYPNTLLLDNGDTIQGTALSDYQALVKPVSCDQTLAIYKVMNAAKFDGGGIGNHEFNYGLPYLSQVTGNTFEVDGLPAPAQQKKCAGPNFPQVLANVISAKTNAPLFTPYTILTRTVTATTPDGKTVSAPVKIGIIGFTPPAIMNWDKRWLDGKVYTTGLKEAAEKYVPEMRAKGADLVVAISHGGLDNSAYSPTMENGSWWLSKVTGIDAMLIGHSHQVFPDANSTVSQFNLPGVDKVKGTVNGVPTVMANYWGKHLGVIKLGLKFDGKTWSVDKSQTTVEARPIQNADKSYVAADPSVSAAIAAEHQATIDYVKTPIGSTDYRMNSYFADVGDPGAIQIVNEAQADYVKTYVQANLPQYASLPVLSVSAPFKSGFGGGTDYTDVAPGALAINNAADLYLYPNTVYAVKVSGADVKNWLETAAKRFNRIDPTKATVQPLVSTFPGYNFDMFTSADLAYEIDVTQPVGSRIKNLTYKGAAIDPNAQFIVATNNYRASGGGNFPGLDGSKTIFASPDANRDVLIAFVKQRGKITRTADGAQRSWRFTKLASSVAHVQFASAPNRLGDAAAAGLTGITQVVADDGSGKNLATYEIDLTQ, translated from the coding sequence ATGCGTCTCCCCCTGCTTTCCCGCCGTCGCGTGCCGGCCATCGCCGCGCTCGCCAGCCTCGCCTTCATCCTCGCCGCCTGTGGCGGCGACGACGTCACCTCGCCGCCGGTGACGCCGCCGGCAGCCCAGGCGCCTGTCGGCACGACGGCCACGCTCGCCCTGCTCGAGACGACCGACCTGCACACCAACGTGCTGTCGTATGACTATTTCAAGCTCGCCGCCGACAATTCGCTCGGCTTCGAGCGCGTGTCGACGCTGATTGCACAAGCGCGCAAGCAGTATCCGAACACGCTGCTGCTCGACAACGGCGACACGATCCAGGGCACGGCGCTGTCGGACTACCAGGCGCTCGTGAAGCCGGTCAGCTGCGACCAGACGCTCGCGATCTACAAGGTGATGAACGCCGCGAAATTCGACGGCGGCGGCATCGGCAACCACGAATTCAACTACGGGCTGCCGTACCTGTCGCAGGTGACCGGCAACACGTTCGAGGTCGACGGCCTGCCGGCGCCGGCCCAGCAGAAGAAGTGCGCGGGCCCGAACTTCCCGCAGGTGCTGGCGAACGTGATCAGCGCGAAGACCAACGCGCCGCTGTTCACGCCGTACACGATCCTGACCCGCACCGTGACCGCGACGACGCCGGACGGCAAGACGGTCAGCGCGCCCGTGAAGATCGGCATCATCGGCTTCACGCCGCCCGCGATCATGAACTGGGACAAGCGCTGGCTCGACGGCAAGGTCTACACGACCGGCCTGAAGGAAGCGGCCGAGAAGTACGTTCCGGAGATGCGCGCGAAGGGCGCCGATCTCGTCGTCGCGATCTCGCACGGCGGCCTCGACAATTCCGCGTATTCGCCGACGATGGAGAACGGCAGCTGGTGGCTGTCGAAGGTAACCGGCATCGACGCGATGCTGATCGGCCATTCGCACCAGGTGTTCCCGGACGCGAACAGCACCGTGTCGCAGTTCAACCTGCCGGGCGTCGACAAGGTCAAGGGCACCGTCAACGGCGTGCCGACCGTGATGGCCAACTACTGGGGCAAGCATCTCGGCGTGATCAAGCTCGGCCTGAAGTTCGACGGCAAGACGTGGAGCGTCGACAAGTCGCAGACGACCGTCGAGGCGCGCCCGATCCAGAACGCCGACAAGAGCTACGTCGCGGCCGATCCGTCGGTTTCCGCCGCCATCGCCGCCGAGCACCAGGCGACGATCGACTACGTGAAGACGCCGATCGGCTCGACCGACTACCGGATGAACTCGTACTTCGCCGATGTCGGCGATCCGGGTGCGATCCAGATCGTCAACGAAGCGCAGGCCGACTACGTGAAGACCTACGTGCAGGCGAACCTGCCGCAATACGCGTCGCTGCCGGTGCTGTCGGTCAGCGCTCCGTTCAAGAGCGGCTTCGGCGGCGGCACCGACTACACCGACGTCGCGCCGGGCGCACTCGCGATCAACAACGCGGCCGACCTGTACCTGTACCCGAACACCGTGTACGCGGTGAAGGTGAGCGGCGCCGACGTGAAGAACTGGCTCGAAACCGCGGCCAAGCGCTTCAACCGCATCGACCCGACCAAGGCGACCGTGCAGCCGCTCGTCAGCACGTTCCCCGGCTACAACTTCGACATGTTCACGTCGGCCGATCTCGCGTATGAAATCGACGTCACGCAGCCGGTCGGCAGCCGGATCAAGAACCTGACGTACAAGGGCGCGGCGATCGACCCGAACGCGCAGTTCATCGTCGCGACCAACAACTACCGCGCAAGCGGCGGCGGCAACTTCCCGGGCCTCGACGGCAGCAAGACGATCTTCGCGTCGCCGGATGCAAACCGCGACGTGCTGATCGCGTTCGTGAAGCAGCGCGGCAAGATCACGCGCACGGCCGACGGCGCGCAGCGCAGCTGGCGCTTCACGAAGCTCGCGAGCTCGGTCGCGCACGTGCAGTTCGCGTCCGCGCCGAACCGCCTCGGCGACGCGGCGGCGGCCGGCCTGACCGGCATCACGCAGGTCGTGGCCGACGACGGTTCGGGCAAGAACCTCGCCACCTACGAAATCGACCTCACGCAATGA
- a CDS encoding tetratricopeptide repeat protein — protein sequence MQPIRTMRPAETGLAAAARRLLRAKLPPAALLAAAAVTVAAVVAATGLRGAGPAPSAAQLDEWQAMVTQATEPHALAQLRTLARRGSGDAQAALGIALADAREPGLRDEGRGWLETAAAADGKADAPAARRAQLALGKALLLGSSDMPKDYARARTLLGEAAAQDDPAAAYYLGLIYRSGYGVAADPVQAAHWFDVASRADIPAADFMLANAYRDGSGVPRDEARALALYRRAAEHELPEAVQTLAMAYRNGELGLKPDADEFHAQWIETAHALKHPVVAP from the coding sequence ATGCAACCGATCCGGACGATGCGGCCGGCCGAAACCGGCCTCGCCGCCGCCGCGCGGCGCCTGCTGCGCGCGAAACTCCCGCCGGCCGCGCTGCTCGCGGCGGCGGCCGTGACCGTCGCGGCCGTCGTCGCGGCAACCGGCCTGCGAGGCGCCGGCCCCGCGCCGAGCGCCGCGCAGCTCGACGAGTGGCAGGCGATGGTCACGCAGGCCACCGAGCCGCACGCGCTCGCGCAGTTGCGCACGCTGGCACGCCGCGGCTCGGGCGACGCGCAGGCGGCGCTCGGCATCGCGCTCGCCGACGCGCGCGAACCGGGGCTGCGCGACGAGGGGCGCGGCTGGCTGGAAACGGCCGCGGCGGCAGACGGCAAGGCCGACGCGCCGGCTGCCCGGCGTGCGCAGCTCGCGCTCGGCAAGGCGTTGCTGCTCGGCAGCAGCGACATGCCGAAGGACTACGCACGCGCCCGCACGCTGCTCGGCGAAGCGGCCGCGCAGGACGACCCGGCCGCTGCGTATTACCTCGGGCTGATCTATCGCAGCGGTTATGGCGTCGCCGCCGATCCCGTTCAGGCCGCGCACTGGTTCGACGTCGCGTCGCGCGCGGACATCCCGGCCGCGGACTTCATGCTCGCGAACGCGTACCGGGACGGCAGCGGCGTGCCGCGCGACGAGGCGCGCGCGCTGGCGCTGTATCGCCGCGCCGCCGAGCACGAGCTGCCGGAAGCCGTGCAGACGCTCGCAATGGCCTATCGCAACGGCGAGCTCGGGCTCAAGCCCGACGCGGACGAATTCCACGCGCAGTGGATCGAGACCGCGCATGCGCTGAAGCACCCGGTCGTCGCGCCGTAG